In one window of Candidatus Acetothermia bacterium DNA:
- a CDS encoding class I SAM-dependent methyltransferase, with the protein MSDHLDTLRTVWNERVLREACREQEDPRKRVHTDLLWRILDRHLPPPPCRILDAGAGTGRFSPLAKRGYRVAHLDLAPEMLKHAEEQAAKNGIATVHFMEGSITDLSQFPDRSFEVVVCVMNRLGVITESGVKFDLQHFGALRTVREVYATGNLVVTPELKELQYIMPSWHAFTPGELTHELGARGLEVVEISAPGTRARFVDPGLLTRLFACPEAYAECLAFEEEFDRDPTLVGVGAVGAGGLAAVAVRREPR; encoded by the coding sequence GACCCAAGGAAGCGAGTTCACACCGATCTCCTCTGGAGGATCCTCGACAGGCACCTTCCGCCTCCTCCATGCCGGATCCTCGATGCGGGCGCAGGGACCGGAAGGTTCTCCCCCCTGGCAAAACGGGGTTACCGGGTAGCCCACCTCGATTTGGCGCCGGAGATGCTCAAGCACGCGGAAGAGCAGGCCGCGAAAAACGGCATAGCCACTGTCCATTTCATGGAAGGCTCGATCACTGACCTCTCCCAATTCCCTGACCGAAGCTTCGAGGTCGTGGTTTGTGTGATGAACCGCCTTGGGGTGATCACGGAAAGCGGGGTCAAGTTTGATCTGCAGCACTTCGGAGCCCTTAGGACCGTGCGCGAGGTCTATGCCACCGGGAACCTGGTGGTCACGCCAGAACTGAAGGAGCTTCAGTATATCATGCCCAGTTGGCACGCCTTTACCCCGGGGGAGTTGACCCATGAGCTAGGGGCCCGTGGTCTTGAGGTGGTAGAGATCTCGGCTCCGGGTACGCGGGCTCGGTTTGTGGATCCAGGATTGCTCACCCGGTTGTTTGCCTGCCCGGAGGCGTATGCCGAGTGCCTCGCGTTCGAGGAGGAGTTCGATCGGGACCCCACCCTTGTTGGGGTCGGAGCTGTGGGTGCAGGCGGGTTGGCGGCTGTAGCTGTGCGGCGGGAGCCACGGTAG
- a CDS encoding S8 family serine peptidase: MRRVKTGLGWTFLALALFLLCAPLDHPEVAGGIGAAGAPCPEGARVPWGVERIRAPEAWLHTTGVPEVVVAVIDTGIDRTVPQLAKALWVNPGEIPGNGVDDDGNGYVDDVYGWDFRDGVPTHLRQTPIHWHGTFVAGIIAAQHGLGEVAGVAPRIRIMDVRFLDGKGLFYTKDWARLAAAIDYAVNNGARVINLSLYAKIRPAAVVEEALARAAAKGVIVVGIAGNESRGEVFYPAKYPSVLAVAATDHRDALAQFSNWGPEVAVAAPGEGIASVLPGGAVGTYSGTSFAAPHVSGTLALILSANPGLTATEAVNLLLRSCAEAGDGGRDPRFGAGLINAGRAVAETAA; encoded by the coding sequence ATGAGGCGGGTCAAAACTGGACTAGGTTGGACTTTCCTGGCCCTCGCCCTGTTTCTCCTGTGCGCCCCCCTGGACCACCCCGAGGTGGCCGGGGGGATTGGGGCGGCGGGGGCGCCGTGCCCGGAGGGAGCACGGGTCCCATGGGGGGTGGAACGCATCCGGGCCCCCGAGGCCTGGTTGCACACCACCGGGGTGCCCGAGGTCGTGGTGGCGGTTATCGATACCGGAATCGATCGCACCGTGCCTCAGTTGGCCAAGGCGCTGTGGGTCAACCCCGGCGAGATCCCCGGCAACGGGGTCGACGACGACGGCAACGGCTACGTGGACGACGTGTACGGCTGGGACTTCCGGGATGGGGTCCCAACGCACCTCCGGCAAACCCCCATCCACTGGCATGGCACGTTTGTGGCCGGGATCATTGCGGCCCAACATGGGTTGGGGGAAGTGGCCGGGGTAGCCCCGCGGATCCGCATCATGGACGTGCGGTTTTTGGACGGCAAGGGCCTCTTCTACACCAAGGATTGGGCCCGATTGGCCGCAGCCATCGACTACGCCGTGAACAATGGGGCCCGGGTCATCAACCTCAGCCTGTATGCCAAAATCAGACCCGCGGCCGTGGTGGAGGAGGCGTTGGCCCGGGCGGCGGCGAAAGGGGTAATCGTGGTGGGCATTGCCGGGAACGAATCCCGGGGGGAGGTGTTCTACCCGGCCAAGTATCCGTCCGTGCTGGCGGTGGCGGCCACGGATCACCGCGATGCCCTAGCGCAGTTCAGCAACTGGGGTCCAGAGGTGGCCGTGGCCGCGCCGGGCGAGGGCATTGCTTCGGTCCTGCCCGGCGGGGCGGTGGGGACGTATTCCGGGACGTCCTTCGCTGCGCCGCACGTGAGTGGGACGCTGGCCCTGATCCTATCGGCAAATCCGGGTCTCACCGCGACGGAGGCGGTGAACCTCTTGCTGCGGAGCTGTGCCGAGGCAGGGGACGGAGGCCGTGATCCCCGGTTCGGGGCGGGCCTGATCAATGCCGGCCGGGCCGTGGCGGAGACGGCAGCGTAG